DNA sequence from the Deltaproteobacteria bacterium genome:
AGAATAAACCGCCCTGGGGGGGAGAAGGGGGTCCGGCGGTCCCGCGGCCCTCCCTTCAGATTAACCTTTCAAATGCTCGAAATAATAAATCCACCCCAAATATTAATTCTAAAAATCCTTTTAAAAAATTATTTAAATAGTGAAATATGAAATATACTATAAGAACTACCCATTGGGAATGGGGCAGGCCGCTGCCTCCGAGGCGGCCCGGATTATCGTTGGCCAACTCCTGAATTAATAATGGGGAGGATAGGGTGACTCTCGCCATCAAAAATCTATTGCATGATCGGGCCCGCGCTTTGCTGCGTCTGGAAACCGAGCCAGGATTGGGCTGTACCGATCCAGCGGCTATTGGCCTTTGCGCTGCGGCCGCGGCTTCGCTGCTTCCCAGTAAGGAAATCGACGGCATCGAGGTTACCCTGGACCCCAAACTTTACAAAAACGCGGCCGGGGTGGTCATCCCGGCTACGAGCGGTCAAAGTGGTATAGCTCTGGCCGCAGCCCTGGGCGCCCTGGCTGGAGACCCGGGCCTGAAGCTCCAGGTTTTTGCCAGGGTTGGCCCCACCGGACTGGCCCAGGCCCAACGTCTCTTAGATGAAGGCAAAGTTTCTACCGCTATCAGACGGGATCAGATCGGACTTTTTGTCAAAACCGTGCTTATCGCCAGGGAGCACACAGCCGAAGCGGTCATTACCGGCCAACACGACCATATCGCTGCGCTTTCCCTGGACGGCCAGTCCCAGGCAGGCCATCCTTTGCTGAGCCGGGCAACAGACCAGGATAAAAGACTGGTTGAACTGGAAGACTGGCTTGTTTCCCTATCTTTGGGAGAGATGCTGGCCCTGCTGGATGAACTGGATGCAGACGACCTATCCTATATCCAGCAGGGAATTGAGATAAACCAGAAGCTGGCAGACTACGGCCTGGCTCACGGCCCGGGCCTAGGGGTCGGCCAGACCCAGCAGCGTCTGGTACAGCAAGGACTGATTAGCCAGGATCAGGCAGTTTGGGCCGGGATTTTAACCGCCGCGGCTGTCGACTCCCGGATGGCCGGAGTCATGCTGCCAGCCATGACCCTGGCAGGCAGCGGCAATCAGGGCCTCGCCGCCTGCCTGCCGGTAGTGGCCGCCGCCGAGTTTGTTGTGCCTTACGACCCCCAGCAGTTGCTCAAGGCAGTAACTTTAAGCTATCTGGTTACCTGCTATATCAAAGCCCAGGTGGGCCGCCTGAGCGCCTTGTGTGGCAGCAGTGTCGCCGGTGGGGCCGGAGCCGCGGCAGGCATAGCCTATCTCCGGGGCGGCGCGGTGGATAACATCGGCGGTGCCATTACCAATCATCTCGTCACCATGGCTACCGTGATCTGTGACGGGGCCAAAACCAGTTGTGCCCTCAAGGTCGGAGAAGCCGGGTCCGCGGCAGTCAAAAACGCGCTGTTGGCTCTCCAGGGGACGGTGGTCAAACCGTATGACGGGTTCATCGGCCAGCACCCCGAAGACACCGTGCGCCATCTGGGCAAACTCTGCCACGAAGGCCTATCCCCCATGGATGCCGCCCTTTTAGACATCATGCTGGCCCGATCCTGTAAGTCTGGCTGCTCTTGAAATTTCTAAAAGGACCAGGGCTGACTTCAGCGTCGGTTTCCCCAACCGCCGCCGCCGGGCGTCCGGATTGACAGGCGGGTCCCCTGGGCTAGGCTCAGGTTAATTTTACCCGGCAGGCGTTGCTCTCCCTCCAGGGTGAGCAACACATTTTCCCCCTTCTGGCCGGGGTGGCCGCCATTTAGGCCATAAGGAGCGTTCTGCCGGCGTTCGGTGAGCAGGCTGACGGTAACTTCCATGAGAAATTGGAAATCGCGACACAGGCCCTGGCCTCCCCGATGCTGACCGTCGCCTCCTGAGCCCTCTCGCAAGGCATAGCGTTCCACCAGAACCGGATAATGTTGCTCTATTACCTCGACCGGGGTATTCCGGGTATTGGTCATGTGGGTATGGACGCCATCCAATCCCGCATGGCTGGGGCTGCCCCCCATACCACCGCCGATCGTTTCATAATAGGTAAATTCCTGGCCGTTCTCGGGCCACCAGCCCCCAAACGCCAGGTTATTCATGGTCCCCTGGCTGGCTGCGGGAATGACCTGGGGCAGCGCCTGGGCCAGAGCCCCCAGCACTACGTCCACCAAGCGCTGCGAAGTCTCAACATTGCCCGCCGCCACTGCCGCCGGGAACTTGGCATCCAAAATGCTGCCCGGCCGGGTCAGGATGGCGATGGGTCGGAAACAGCCCTGGTTGATGGGATAGGCCTCGGGCAGCAATGATAAAAATACATAATAACATGCGGCTTCCACCACCGCCGGCACTGTATTGAGGCCGCCTCGGACCTGGTCGGCCGATTCCCGGAAATCCAGGAGCACGGCATCCCCCTGAACGGTTAGCCTCACTGTCAGGGGCACATCCGAGTGGCCATAGCCGTCGTCATCCAGATAATCGCTAAACTCATAGCAGCCTGCCGGGATGGTCTGAATTAAGGCCCGCATGGCCTGCTCCGAGTACTTCAGCAGGGCCTGGCTCATCTCGTTTAACTTGGCCAACCCATAGCGCTCCACCAGGGCGCTGAGCCGCTGTTGACCGCGATGTAAGGCCGCCAGCTGGGCGGTTAGATCGCCCTGACGTTCCTCGGGCACCCGCATCCGGGCCAGCAGACCGTCCCAAAAATCTTGTTCCAGTTGACCCCGGCGGTATAGCCGGGAAGGGGGGATGATAACCCCTTCCTGACGAATATCATCCGCCAGGGGCATGGAACCCGGAGTCAGGCCTCCGACATCGGCATGATGGGCCCGGTTAATCAGGTAGAATGCCGGACCCTGGCCGCCCTCCAGATAATGTGGAGTGATCAGGGTGAGGTCGGGCAGGTGGGTCCCGCCCAGATAAGGATCATTGAGCAGCAACACATCCCCGGGTTCCAATGGGGGATACTCGGTCAAAATCAGCGACATGGTCAGGGGCAAGGCGCCTAAATGCACCGGAATATGCGCGGCTTGGGCCAAAAGCTCGCCCTGAGCGGTAAATACTGCACAAGAATAGTCCCGACGTTCCTTGATATTGGGAGAAAAGGCGCTGCGCCGCAGAACGATCCCCATCTCCTCCGCCACGGCGGCAAAAAGTTTGTTGAAAACCGTTAATTCCAGAGCGATGGACATAATATTGATCTATCAACCTTGACCCCAATAAAATAACTGAATCAGGGCCATTACTAACCTTGGGAAAGGGGGCCAGCGGTCCCCCCCGCCCTTCCCTCAAATTACCGGTTACATGCTCCGAATAATATTATAACCTGGAATAATGCGCGATGAATTAAAACCTGTCAACCCGGGCAGAAATTTTTGGGTTAAGGTTATCATTGAAAATTTAGTGGATTTATGAGCATCTAATTGATATAGGTGATGATATTGGCCAGCCTGAGGCGCAGTGACATCGCTCGACAAGAGGAGTGCTTATGCAACCGGTTAACATCGGCTTTGTGGGGACCGATGGCCGCAGTTTTCTGGCGGCTTTGGAGACCAGCCGCTCTAAAAGCGAACTTTATCCCGGTAAATATCGGGGCCTGGTAGTCAGAGGCACGGGGGCCATGCCTGCCTTTGCCCAACAAATGCACTGGCCGGTCGATTTTATTCCGGTTACGGATAATTCTCCCGAGGCCCATGCCGCATCCTTAATTCAGGCCTTTCAGGAAGGATCCCTGGATATCGCCATGATCATGCCGGAAGGTTTAATCTTTGCGGGGCTGGTGGATGAGATTGCCGCAGCCGGCTATGGTGATCGCATTATTGGCTTAGATCGGCAGGGAGCCTTTATCGAAGCCGATAAGATCGCCGGTAAACGCCTCTGCCAAGAGGCGGCTATCCCGGTGGCCCCGGCCTGGAAGGAAGTGGAGGCCCGCGATTATGGCGCGGTGCTATCCACCTGTTTGGCTTATCTCCATGAATTCGGCGGCGCGGTCCTTAAATATCCTTACAGTGCTGGGGGCAAAGGGGCTCGGATAATTTTAAATACCTGGCAAATCCGGGAGGTTTATGAGGTATTAATCAGCGATTATAAAGATGCCTATCGCCAATTATGCGGTAAAAAATCTACTTGGCCGTTGTTGATCGAAGCCCGCATGTCGGGGGTGGAAATCAGTTTTACCATTTTAGTCGATAAAAACGGCCATTACCAAATTCTGCCCACTGCCATGGACTATCCGGAAAGATTTGACGGACCGCCCGGCCTTGATAATCCCATTACCGGCGGCATGGGCTCGATTTCCCCTCACCCCCTGGAAACCCCGGCCTTATTGGCCCTGGCCCAGGAAACCATTGCTCAACCCCTGATCGCCAAGATGCAAGAGCGTGGCATCCTGCGGCCCTGTGTGTTATATCCCGGCTGCTTTGCCTCTTTTTGGTCAGATTTTACCCCCCGGGCGCTTAGGGTTTGCGAAATCAATATCCGCCCGGGGGAACCGGAATTTCAGCCCATTGTCAAACGACTGCGCAACCTGGGTGCCCTCATCCAGGCCATGGTGGTGGGCAACCTGCATGAAGTCGCCCCGGAGATCAGGACCGATCAGATTTCCCTTTGCCTAGCCCTGGTAACCGGTCCCGGCGGGCCTCAGCAACAGAAAGGTTACCCCTGGTCGCTCACCAAAGGCGAGGTAGTGGAGATTGACTTCGACTATTTTAACAAAAAGCGGATTACAGTAATTCCCTCGGCCATGGCTTACAGCGAGAATGGCATTTTCAAATCCGATGGCTCGCGGGTAGCCTTTCTAGACGCCAATGCCACTATCAAGCCGGGCCAGAAAAGGGGGCAGGTAGCCGACAATCTGCGGCAGAGAATGTTAAACGCTTACGATAGTGGCAAAATCCGGGTGATTCCCAGGGAAGATGAGCAGGGCAACCGTCTGGCCCTACGCCGCGACATCGGCCAGCATTTCCAAAAGGCCGAACTGTTGGCCGCCATGCAGAAATTGTAACAATACAGCAGGGGACTTATTGTCTTTTCAGATCTTCCGGCTCTACCTGAAATTTCAAGGCGGCCGGACGGTTGGTTTTGTCGATGTAGCTGTTCCAGATGTCGCGTAAATCTTCAATGGCTTGTTTCACGTCCAGCTCCATGCCCCGGCCCTTGAGTTGGCCCAGGCAGAAGTAGAGTTCGTTTAACAAGCGGATCTGAGTGATGCCGATCACCTCCAGATAAGCCTCTTGATCCAGTAAGGTCAGATCTACCTTTTCAATTTCAGACAGCTCATAGAGTATTTCCTGGGCAATGGTGGTCAACAGGTCCCGGTAATAATTGGGCTGACTGAGGTCAATCTTACGCCCCCGGCTCAGGGCAACGGTGGTGGGAAGAGTAGTTCTGCCCATAATTACACCTGCATTTTTTCCAGATAGCGGAAAATAGCGCCATCATAGTTATGGGTCAAAGAGAAAACCTTCTTGGCCAGGGTAAAGCGGGTGGGCAGGGTGGTGGCCCCCTGGTGGGCCTGCATTTCGGCCAGCACAGTAGGATAATCGGCCGGATCCACTACTACAGTGACATCCCGGAAGTTCTTGGCGGCCGAGCGCAGCATGGCCGGGCCGCCGATGTCGATATTTTCAATGGCGTCCTCCAGGGTGCAGCCAGGACGGGCCACGGTTTTTTCGAATTGATACAAATTAACCACGACGAGATCAATAGGAAGTATCTGGTGAGTCTGCATCTGGGCCACATGTTCCGGCCGGTCCCGGCGTCCCAGAATGCCGCCATGAATTTTGGGGTGGAGGGTTTTCACCCGACCGTCGAGCATCTCCGGAAAGCCGGTGAAATCGGCCACTTCGGTAACTGCAATTCCGGCCTCCCGCAGCATCCGGGCGGTGCCGCCGGTGGAGAGGATTTCCACCTGAAACTGGCCCAACCCGCAGGCAAATTCGACCAGACCGGATTTATCGGTAACACTCATCAAGGCCCGTTGGATGGCGCTCATAGTTCCTCCCGCTAACAGATCAACTAAGATTATTCCTACTATAGCGTGAGAAATTATGCAACCCTTTAGGCCCCTCAGATTTTGTAAGTTTCCATTTTTAAACGGTCGGATTCCAGTAAAAACAACTGCCTATATTAAAATAGCCGGAGTTGCCACTCGACCGGTTTGGTCGGCATCCACTCAATTTCTGGTTTCGCGCCCAGTTAGTTCAAACCAGGTTTCAAGGCCAAAGGCGACCAAACCCTGGCTAATCAGGATGAAGGCCAGGGCTAAATCTGGGGGAAATCCCCCCGTCCGCTTTCAGGCTGCTAATCATCCCGGGTAAGGGTTATGCCATTACCGGTGAGGATAAAATAATGTTCATGAGCACAGGCCAGACAGGTTGGTTTCCCATCCCGCAGGCATACCCGGGTCTCCATGATCTCTTCCTCACAGATACTACAGGGCAGCGAAGCAAAGATCCGGGCATATTCGGGCATATTGATGGTCAGATGTTGAATATTAAACTGCTCCTCCAGGGGAGTCTGCAGTTCTTTCCGGGCCATGGCGTGCCACAGGTGGTGCAGCCGGTGATGGTCTTCCTCGTTGCCTTGCCGGTCAACTATTACTTTCTTGAACAAGGGGCCGGCGGCCGGATATTTTTCGAATAGCCGCTGCCGGAAACCGGGCTTGACCGCCAACCGGACCGCCACGCCATCCTCGCGGCGGGCGACGGTTACCGCGGTCTTGCCCAGGTCTTTGAAAATCAGGGCGTTATTGCCAAAGGTGCAACCGGTTACGGTCTGGATGCCATCGGTAAAACAATTATTGCATTCTACAATCGCCACTACCTCTTCCATACCGGTATTTTTCCGGTTTAAGGTGGTCATGGCATACTGTCCGGCCTGAATCCCCCAGGCCACCCCAGGGCACAGATGGCCGTGGATGGTCTCGGTATGGCGGAGCAATCCCTCCAGATCGCCGCTGCGAATCATGGTTTCAATGGCCCGGCGGGCCTCAGCAAATTCGTGCATTTAGTAATGCCTCCTGGTTTAGTTTGGACTGAAAAAATTAGGCAGGAAACAGGATTGTAAGTCCTCCTCCCTCCCCGCGGATCCTGATCCATTATAGTTCAAGGTTCGTATTTATGGGCCAACGGATCCTTCCCATTAGGGAACATTGACCCATACAGTTCGAATTTATTGATTTCCACTACGGTGCAAAATTTCATTCCCTTATCGTTGCCGGTCATCATCAGGGGCCGGGCCTTTCTGACATCCAGGGAGCCATCAGGCAGATATACCGCATCGTCCACCTCCAGATGCACGACCTTCCCCGTAATGAGCACGTATTGGGGCTCGGCGTAGGCTTTATATAATTGACATTCCATCCAGGCATAGCAACCCGCTATCCCCGGGGGCTTGATTTGCACCGAGGGTTTGACACTTAACCCCGCCACCTCGAACTCATCCACCTCTGGGGGGCTGTAGCGGGCGGTGGGGATTACCTTATCGGCCAACTCCAGTCCGGGAAAGTTCAACACAAACTGCCGGGTGGTCCGGATATTGTTCAGGGTGTCCCGCCGATGGGCCGAGGCCACACAGACCAGATCCAGTGGGCGTAACACCGGCATCACGCAGGAATAAGGAGCAATGTTGCGAACGCCCTCGGCACTGAGGGTCGAAATAAAGGCCACCGGTAGCGGCATGATTGATTCTCTTTTAAAAGGGTTCAAGATCATCATGATTTCCTTTGCTTATATTAAGTATCATTCATCCTGAATGCCAGGCCAAATTTGGGAACCAGGTACTAACGGACAGTACCGGCGGTAGCCGGTGTACTGGGCCACTGGTTTCCCGAAGACTAATAGCGTAGTTGAATGCCTCCATATATCGTTTGCGTGGGCAGCGGGAATCCGGCGCTTTCCTCGTAGAATTCGCCAGTGAGATTCTCAACTCCACCGTAGAGATAGCCCCTCATCCCGCCCTTTTGTACCACCGGATACCGGCCTTCCAAATTAAGAGTCATAAACCCCTTCATCGGTCGCAGTCCCACCCCGGTAAGCTTGTTGAGAATTACTTGAGCCTCCGGGTAATAGCGGTGGGAAACCATTCTGATATAAGCCTTGCCTTCGGCTCCATTGTTAGCCTTA
Encoded proteins:
- a CDS encoding serine dehydratase subunit alpha family protein: MTLAIKNLLHDRARALLRLETEPGLGCTDPAAIGLCAAAAASLLPSKEIDGIEVTLDPKLYKNAAGVVIPATSGQSGIALAAALGALAGDPGLKLQVFARVGPTGLAQAQRLLDEGKVSTAIRRDQIGLFVKTVLIAREHTAEAVITGQHDHIAALSLDGQSQAGHPLLSRATDQDKRLVELEDWLVSLSLGEMLALLDELDADDLSYIQQGIEINQKLADYGLAHGPGLGVGQTQQRLVQQGLISQDQAVWAGILTAAAVDSRMAGVMLPAMTLAGSGNQGLAACLPVVAAAEFVVPYDPQQLLKAVTLSYLVTCYIKAQVGRLSALCGSSVAGGAGAAAGIAYLRGGAVDNIGGAITNHLVTMATVICDGAKTSCALKVGEAGSAAVKNALLALQGTVVKPYDGFIGQHPEDTVRHLGKLCHEGLSPMDAALLDIMLARSCKSGCS
- a CDS encoding hydantoinase B/oxoprolinase family protein, which encodes MSIALELTVFNKLFAAVAEEMGIVLRRSAFSPNIKERRDYSCAVFTAQGELLAQAAHIPVHLGALPLTMSLILTEYPPLEPGDVLLLNDPYLGGTHLPDLTLITPHYLEGGQGPAFYLINRAHHADVGGLTPGSMPLADDIRQEGVIIPPSRLYRRGQLEQDFWDGLLARMRVPEERQGDLTAQLAALHRGQQRLSALVERYGLAKLNEMSQALLKYSEQAMRALIQTIPAGCYEFSDYLDDDGYGHSDVPLTVRLTVQGDAVLLDFRESADQVRGGLNTVPAVVEAACYYVFLSLLPEAYPINQGCFRPIAILTRPGSILDAKFPAAVAAGNVETSQRLVDVVLGALAQALPQVIPAASQGTMNNLAFGGWWPENGQEFTYYETIGGGMGGSPSHAGLDGVHTHMTNTRNTPVEVIEQHYPVLVERYALREGSGGDGQHRGGQGLCRDFQFLMEVTVSLLTERRQNAPYGLNGGHPGQKGENVLLTLEGEQRLPGKINLSLAQGTRLSIRTPGGGGWGNRR
- a CDS encoding IMP cyclohydrolase, giving the protein MSAIQRALMSVTDKSGLVEFACGLGQFQVEILSTGGTARMLREAGIAVTEVADFTGFPEMLDGRVKTLHPKIHGGILGRRDRPEHVAQMQTHQILPIDLVVVNLYQFEKTVARPGCTLEDAIENIDIGGPAMLRSAAKNFRDVTVVVDPADYPTVLAEMQAHQGATTLPTRFTLAKKVFSLTHNYDGAIFRYLEKMQV
- a CDS encoding TraR/DksA C4-type zinc finger protein, which codes for MHEFAEARRAIETMIRSGDLEGLLRHTETIHGHLCPGVAWGIQAGQYAMTTLNRKNTGMEEVVAIVECNNCFTDGIQTVTGCTFGNNALIFKDLGKTAVTVARREDGVAVRLAVKPGFRQRLFEKYPAAGPLFKKVIVDRQGNEEDHHRLHHLWHAMARKELQTPLEEQFNIQHLTINMPEYARIFASLPCSICEEEIMETRVCLRDGKPTCLACAHEHYFILTGNGITLTRDD
- a CDS encoding flavin reductase family protein — translated: MILNPFKRESIMPLPVAFISTLSAEGVRNIAPYSCVMPVLRPLDLVCVASAHRRDTLNNIRTTRQFVLNFPGLELADKVIPTARYSPPEVDEFEVAGLSVKPSVQIKPPGIAGCYAWMECQLYKAYAEPQYVLITGKVVHLEVDDAVYLPDGSLDVRKARPLMMTGNDKGMKFCTVVEINKFELYGSMFPNGKDPLAHKYEP